The Paramisgurnus dabryanus chromosome 6, PD_genome_1.1, whole genome shotgun sequence genome has a window encoding:
- the xirp1 gene encoding xin actin-binding repeat-containing protein 1 isoform X2, with protein sequence MAKVAEKVKVRDAASGDDEDFPPPPPPLPRPQVLQLIQIDHDHNFLPVPPPKDTFKDCYQQRQKSELKRIFKHIHPELKMTIDDVVDDELIEAINPQAAEGEVQSMRWIFENWKLDNIGDPHETKKLLDEENLQGGDVRGTSSLFEHSVFEGQHATGGDKPGLVKGDVRTATWLFETQPLDSISKSKIEDEEIVEAVLKEPIQKGDVRGARLLFESKPLDALGRCCSIEDQRFLTLKSELQENKGDVEKNIKLFHSDPCCALRDTSGHIHEIKSICREEIQSSNFKTARWLFETQPLDRIDKERTGVQIIRGISLEESQKGGVDQKKWMFETQPLDAIHEGAVEEQKFKGTEEDLSADVRNKRKLFEKQPLSSSEGIEKEAIVGGNVGSTLWLFETQPMDSLKDSYERDENDEKQQFEKFSVCKMKGETVSKVQDVERGDVKTFKNLFETLPLSHISQSENAQAQICDVTAGDVKGNHSLYESTPLYAIKDSAGNFHKVTTVSREECIKGSVQNYKWMFETKPLDRFEEGKNEVEVIKGITRQEDTTNDVRTAKWLFETQPLDCIHLKFNQKDTDSAAPQEECQKGNVKTCKWLFETQPMDILYEKSERTQDVQQVPVADVKSHTWLFETQPLDNIKDKEEFNLKLCSTVQEDVRSDVNVKTIKRLFETETLDRITKQTDSAQDIRYVSQVDVQSGDVSRVKDIFESNSLDEIGGERIKESNIEQQDNEIQSGSVHKFTWLFENQPICDINDKEDQIIQSVSDVESGDVGHKKFIFETFSLDKMQDQDQLHQSMTVEQPMNTSINVKSSTMLFESQPLYAIKDKDGQFHEVTTVKKEEMMGGDVRGARWLFETKPLDSIQADKEIYVIRAVTQEDVLKGDVKSARWKFETQPLDTLEGREGPSVKVVEDRSHGKSVQESKQLFETEQVAQKKFVRMVSVTDVQQGDVRTSTWLFENHPIGTLKGDSDEENTLQTVHREDNTKGDVKRCTWLFESQPLDTIKDQESNEESASSKDEIPKADVKSTTWLFETTPLDKITVESVTDILYRLCHDSFIHSSGIIIQADDYKYVNMAKYQFVSGEDPKVEKEEVVEGNIRNIMLQLLFRPNFRPKVVLVKDDDQGKVHSTVLEIPLQHPGSAENPETMWEIQEAVKIIESLLVQQKSIKTGLVMQESEGRQSEMTVYSLHYQKSTTTESQDVTRGDVKSTIGNLLATAHSQQTKQSYRLEQNERGNVGLYRNCIESGDLSSLKSLQRELSEEEPTSSQREQIEIVHGDVKEAKRYLNQQREQVERTVLDVVPGDVKSAKKVFSEVSKDLAVGSCVPKEEIVKGDVLSAMQQLDEAIKQQLVVEKEEVVSGDIKATLESLERAKQQSLLVEREVIVPGTIYDLNVEAVDVCSEDNEKKIMKEEIISGDVKAAKKSLEMAKNQSMRVEREAVTPGKLYNLNESSQCQNISTAQQSTTSSTSNPQITTTFRK encoded by the exons ATGGCAAAAGTAGCCGAAAAGGTAAAAGTGAGAGATGCAGCCAGTGGAGATGATGAGGATTTCCCTCCCCCTCCACCTCCTCTGCCAAGACCTCAAGTTCTGCAGTTAATTCAAATAGATCACGATCACAACTTCCTCCCTGTACCACCTCCAAAAGACACATTTAAAGATTGCTACCAGCAAAGACAGAAAAGTGAACTGAAACGTATTTTTAAACACATCCACCCGGAATTAAAGATGACTATTGATGATGTCGTAGATGATGAACTGATAGAAGCAATAAATCCACAAGCAGCAGAGGGAGAAGTCCAATCCATGCGTTGGATATTTGAAAACTGGAAGCTTGACAACATTGGAGACCCACATGAAACCAAAAAATTACTTGATGAAGAAAATCTTCAAGGTGGAGATGTGAGGGGAACATCCTCCCTGTTTGAGCATTCGGTGTTTGAAGGTCAACACGCAACAGGTGGTGACAAACCAGGTTTAGTCAAAGGAGACGTTCGCACGGCCACCTGGTTGTTTGAGACACAGCCTCTAGATTCAATCAGTAAGTCGAAAATAGAGGATGAAGAGATTGTGGAGGCTGTACTGAAGGAACCTATTCAGAAGGGGGATGTGAGAGGTGCTCGTCTCTTATTCGAATCAAAGCCACTGGATGCTTTGGGGCGCTGCTGCTCCATTGAAGATCAACGTTTTCTAACCCTAAAATCAGAACTTCAGGAAAACAAAGGAGATGTGGAGAAAAACATCAAACTGTTTCATTCAGATCCCTGTTGCGCTCTAAGGGACACAAGCGGCCACATCCATGAGATCAAGTCGATCTGTAGAGAGGAAATCCAGAGCAGTAACTTTAAAACAGCACGCTGGCTGTTTGAAACTCAGCCCTTGGACCGCATTGATAAAGAAAGGACTGGTGTGCAGATCATTCGGGGGATCTCACTTGAGGAATCCCAAAAGGGTGGTGTTGACCAAAAGAAATGGATGTTTGAAACCCAACCACTTGATGCAATTCATGAAGGTGCTGTGGAAGaacaaaagtttaaaggaaCAGAGGAGGACCTCTCAGCAGATGTTCGGAACAAACGAAAGCTTTTTGAAAAACAACCCCTGTCGTCATCTGAAGGTATAGAAAAAGAGGCAATTGTTGGAGGTAACGTAGGGTCCACCCTATGGCTTTTTGAAACACAGCCTATGGACTCTCTAAAAGACAGCTATGAAAGAGATGAAAATGACGAAAAGCAGCAGTTTGAGAAATTCAGTGTTTGTAAAATGAAAGGTGAAACCGTAAGCAAAGTTCAAGATGTAGAGAGGGGAGATGTCAAGACTTTCAAGAATCTTTTTGAAACTCTACCTCTTAGTCACATCTCTCAGAGCGAGAATGCACAAGCTCAGATCTGTGATGTTACAGCTGGAGACGTCAAAGGCAACCATTCGCTGTATGAATCCACCCCATTGTATGCAATTAAGGACAGTGCTGGCAACTTCCATAAGGTAACTACTGTCAGTAGAGAGGAATGCATAAAAGGAAGCGTGCAAAATTACAAATGGATgtttgagacaaaacctctagACAGGTTTGAAGAAGGTAAGAACGAAGTAGAAGTCATCAAAGGCATTACAAGGCAAGAAGATACAACAAATGATGTAAGAACAGCAAAATGGTTGTTTGAAACACAACCTTTGGATTGCATCCATTTAAAATTCAATCAAAAAGACACGGATTCAGCAGCACCACAGGAAGAATGTCAAAAGGGAAATGTGAAGACGTGCAAATGGCTATTTGAGACACAACCAATGGACATTTTATATGAGAAATCAGAGAGAACCCAGGATGTACAACAAGTGCCAGTGGCTGATGTGAAATCGCACACTTGGCTTTTTGAAACTCAGCCATTAGATAACATTAAAGACAAGGAGGAATTCAATTTGAAATTGTGCAGTACTGTGCAGGAAGATGTAAGAAGTGATGTCAATGTAAAGACAATAAAACGTCTTTTCGAAACCGAGACTTTGGACAGAATAACAAAGCAAACTGATTCTGCGCAAGATATAAGATACGTCAGTCAAGTGGATGTCCAGTCTGGAGATGTTTCTCGAGTCAAAGACATTTTTGAATCCAATTCACTTGATGAAATCGGAGGTGAGCGCATTAAAGAGTCAAACATCGAGCAGCAAGACAATGAAATTCAGTCAGGATCAGTGCACAAATTCACTTGGCTCTTTGAGAATCAACCTATCTGTGACATTAATGATAAGGAGGATCAAATAATCCAAAGTGTCAGTGATGTTGAAAGCGGTGATGTTGGAcataaaaagtttatttttgaaACGTTCTCGCTGGACAAAATGCAGGATCAAGATCAACTGCACCAGTCAATGACTGTTGAGCAACCCATGAACACAAGCATCAATGTAAAGTCCAGCACAATGCTTTTTGAATCCCAACCCTTGTATGCCATAAAAGACAAAGATGGACAGTTTCATGAAGTGACCACAGTAAAGAAAGAGGAAATGATGGGAGGAGATGTGAGGGGAGCAAGATGGCTGTTTGAAACCAAGCCACTTGATAGCATTCAGGCAGacaaagaaatttatgtcatcCGTGCCGTTACACAGGAGGATGTGCTCAAGGGTGATGTAAAATCGGCACGCTGGAAGTTTGAGACGCAGCCTCTGGACACCCTTGAGGGACGTGAAGGGCCTTCGGTAAAGGTTGTGGAAGACAGAAGTCACGGGAAAAGTGTCCAAGAAAGCAAACAACTTTTTGAGACTGAACAAGTAGCCCAAAAGAAGTTTGTAAGGATGGTGAGCGTTACAGATGTTCAACAAGGTGATGTCCGCACTTCCACTTGGCTCTTTGAGAATCATCCTATTGGTACTCTGAAAGGTGACTCTGATGAGGAAAATACCTTGCAAACTGTTCATAGAGAGGATAACACGAAGGGTGATGTGAAACGATGCACTTGGCTATTCGAATCACAGCCACTAGATACGATTAAAGATCAAGAATCTAATGAAGAGTCTGCTTCATCAAAGGACGAAATTCCTAAGGCTGATGTTAAAAGCACCACCTGGCTATTCGAGACGACACCACTGGACAAAATCACAGTGGAGAGCGTAACAGATATACTCTACCGTCTTTGTCatgattcatttattcattcaagtGGAATCATCATCCAGGCCGATGACTATAAGTATGTAAACATGGCAAAATATCAGTTTGTTAGTGGTGAAGATCCCAAAGTTGAAAAGGAGGAAGTTGTTGAAGGAAACATCAGGAACATAATGCTGCAATTGTTGTTCAGACCGAACTTCAGACCTAAAGTTGTTCTTGTTAAGGATGATGACCAAGGAAAGGTGCACAGCACAGTGCTTGAAATTCCACTACAACATCCTGGATCGGCAGAAAACCCAGAAACTATGTGGGAGATTCAAGAAGCTGTTAAAATTATTGAGAGCTTGCTGGTTCAGCAAAAATCTATCAAGACAGGATTGGTTATGCAAGAATCAGAGGGAAGGCAGTCAGAGATGACAGTGTATTCCCTTCACTATCAAAAAAGCACAACTACGGAGTCGCAAGATGTCACACGAGGAGATGTCAAGTCCACCATTGGCAACCTTCTTGCCACAGCCCACAGCCAGCAGACCAAGCAATCCTACAGATTAGAACAAAACGAGAGGGGGAATGTTGGTCTCTATAGAAATTGCATTGAAAGTGGCGACCTCAGTTCTCTTAAGAGTCTACAGCGAGAGCTATCTGAGGAGGAGCCGACTTcctcacagagagaacaaatAGAAATTGTCCATGGTGATGTGAAGGAAGCAAAGAGATACCTCAATCAACAAAGAGAACAAGTTGAACGAACCGTCTTGGATGTTGTACCAGGAGATGTGAAGAGTGCAAAAAAGGTTTTCTCAGAGGTTTCTAAAGACCTGGCCGTCGGAAGCTGTGTGCCAAAGGAGGAGATTGTTAAAGGTGATGTTTTATCTGCCATGCAGCAACTTGATGAAGCTATCAAGCAGCAACTCGTGGTAGAGAAAGAAGAAGTAGTGTCTGGggatattaaagcaacacttgaATCCTTGGAGCGAGCAAAGCAGCAAAGCTTGCTCGTAGAACGTGAGGTCATTGTACCAGGCACCATTTACGATCTGAATGTAGAAGCTGTGGATGTGTGCTCAGAAGATAATGAAAAGAAAATAATGAAGGAGGAAATCATTTCAGGGGACGTTAAAGCTGCCAAAAAGTCATTGGAGATGGCGAAGAACCAAAGTATGAGAGTGGAACGAGAGGCTGTCACTCCTGGAAAGTTATATAATCTGAACGAATCATCTCAGTGCCAAAACATCTCAACAGCGCAGCAGTCTACAACATCATCCACGAGCAACCCGCAGATAACTACGACATTTCGAAAG TGA